Proteins from a genomic interval of Physeter macrocephalus isolate SW-GA unplaced genomic scaffold, ASM283717v5 random_66, whole genome shotgun sequence:
- the SFN gene encoding 14-3-3 protein sigma codes for MERASLIQKSKLAEQAERYEDMAAFMKSAVEKGEQLSCEERNLLSVAYKNVVGGQRAAWRVLSSIEQKSNEEGSEEKGPEVREYREKVETELRGVCHTVLSLLDAHLIKEAGDAESRVFYLKMKGDYYRYLAEVATGDDKKRTIDSARSAYQEAMDISKKEMPPTNPIRLGLALNFSVFHYEIANSPEEAISLAKTTFDEAMADLHTLSEDSYKDSTLIMQLLRDNLTLWTADNAGEEGCEAPEEPQS; via the coding sequence ATGGAGAGAGCCAGCCTGATCCAGAAGTCCAAGTTGGCCGAGCAGGCTGAACGCTATGAGGACATGGCAGCCTTCATGAAGAGCGCCGTGGAAAAGGGTGAGCAGCTATCCTGCGAAGAGCGCAACCTGCTCTCAGTGGCCTACAAGAATGTGGTGGGTGGCCAGCGGGCCGCGTGGAGAGTCCTGTCCAGTATCGAGCAGAAGAGCAACGAGGAGGGCTCAGAAGAGAAGGGCCCGGAGGTGCGAGAGTACCGGGAGAAGGTGGAGACGGAGCTCCGGGGCGTATGCCACACGGTGTTGAGCTTGCTGGACGCCCATCTCATCAAGGAGGCCGGTGACGCCGAAAGTCGGGTCTTCTACCTGAAAATGAAGGGCGACTACTACCGGTACCTGGCTGAGGTGGCCACTGGTGATGACAAGAAGCGCACCATTGACTCAGCCCGGTCGGCCTACCAGGAGGCCATGGACATCAGCAAGAAGGAGATGCCGCCCACCAACCCCATCCGCTTGGGCCTGGCCCTGAACTTTTCCGTCTTCCACTATGAGATCGCCAACAGCCCCGAGGAGGCCATCTCGCTGGCCAAGACCACCTTCGACGAGGCCATGGCTGACCTGCACACCCTCAGCGAGGACTCCTACAAAGACAGCACCCTCATCATGCAGCTGCTGCGGGACAACCTGACGCTGTGGACGGCCGACAACGCCGGGGAAGAGGGGTGCGAGGCTCCCGAGGAGCCCCAGAGCTGA